In Malus sylvestris chromosome 15, drMalSylv7.2, whole genome shotgun sequence, a single genomic region encodes these proteins:
- the LOC126602385 gene encoding rac-like GTP-binding protein ARAC5, with translation MSASRFIKCVTVGDGAVGKTCMLISYTSNTFPTDYVPTVFDNFSANVVVDGSTVNLALWDTAGQEDYNRLRPLSYRGADVFILAFSLISKASYENVAKKWIPELRHYAPGVPIILVGTKLDLRDDKQFFIDHSGAVPITTDQGEELKKLIGAPAYIECSSKTQQNVKAVFDAAIKVVLQPPKQKKKRKGQRACYIL, from the exons ATGAGCGCCTCCAGGTTCATAAAGTGCGTGACGGTCGGCGACGGCGCCGTCGGCAAAACCTGCATGCTGATTTCCTACACCAGCAACACCTTTCCCACG GACTACGTACCGACTGTTTTCGACAATTTCAGTGCAAATGTTGTTGTGGATGGGAGCACTGTCAACCTAGCTTTGTGGGATACGGCTG GGCAGGAGGATTACAATAGATTAAGGCCCTTGAGCTATCGAGGGGCGGACGTCTTTATCCTTGCTTTCTCTCTCATAAGCAAGGCCAGCTACGAAAACGTTGCAAAAAAG TGGATTCCCGAACTGCGCCATTATGCACCTGGCGTTCCAATAATTCTGGTTGGAACAAAGCTCG ATCTGCGGGATGATAAACAATTTTTTATAGACCATTCTGGTGCAGTTCCCATTACTACTGATCAG GGAGAGGAATTGAAGAAACTGATTGGAGCGCCTGCATACATTGAGTGTAGCTCGAAAACACAACAG AATGTGAAAGCTGTTTTTGATGCGGCCATTAAGGTGGTGCTCCAGCcaccaaagcaaaagaagaagagaaagggaCAAAGGGCTTGCTACATATTGTGA